The window AGGCACAAGCAGAAGCGGACGCCCAGGCGTCAGCCGATGCGGAGGACGCCGCCCGGATGTCCTCCGAGAAGCCCGCTACCGCGCCCGCGCAGGTCCGTGACGCGTTCGCCACCCTCCAGGCGACCCTGGACGACACCTGCACCCCGGGCACGGGCGACTGCGCCTACGTCCTGGGCCGGGTCCACGACGAACTGACGGGCCTGGAAGCGTCGATGAAGGCGTATCCGAAGGACCCGGGGCACTTCAAGGAGCCCGTGGCCTGGATGACCACCCTGGACAGGACGCTGAAGGGCGACACCTCCACGGAGAACCTGGAGAAGCACCGCTCCGATCTGTTCGGCACGCGCGACCGCATCAACAAGTGGATGCAGGGCCATCCGGAGGACTATCGCTGACGCAACCGCGTCGTTCAGGAGAGCCAGTCGGTGTAGTGGGTGGGGGCGATACGGGCGTCGCCCTTGGCGGTGAGGACGTCGCCCCGGACGGCGGCGAACATGCCGGCGGTGTCGTCGGTGACGACAGTGCGGCCGTCGGGGCGGGCGTTCAGGGTCATCCGGCCCAGTTCGTCGAGGGGGAAGACGTCGGGCCCGGCGACGTTCAGGATGCCGTTCAGAGGGGTGCCGGCAGCGACTTCGGCGACAGCGTCGGAGACATCCTGGGCGGCGATCGGCTGGATCGGCGTAGGAGGCAGGCGGACGGTGTCGCCATCGGTGGTCATGGCCAGGACCGAATCCATGAACTCCATGAACTGAGTGGCGCGAACGATCGAGTAGGGGATCGACCCGGTCTTGAGGATGTTTTCCTGGAGGACCTTGGCCCGGTAGTAGTCGA is drawn from Streptomyces sp. NBC_01717 and contains these coding sequences:
- a CDS encoding SDR family oxidoreductase; the encoded protein is MKFAVMGGTGRIGSQVVKKLKAAGHEVVPHSLSTGVDIITGQGLEEAVAGVDVVVNLTNSPTFDDASPAFFQTSMDNLLAACRKGGVGHVVILSIVGIEQVPDLDYYRAKVLQENILKTGSIPYSIVRATQFMEFMDSVLAMTTDGDTVRLPPTPIQPIAAQDVSDAVAEVAAGTPLNGILNVAGPDVFPLDELGRMTLNARPDGRTVVTDDTAGMFAAVRGDVLTAKGDARIAPTHYTDWLS